One genomic window of Streptomyces sp. NBC_01276 includes the following:
- a CDS encoding RICIN domain-containing protein produces MAALVGLLIGLPASPAEADTPNAHTIATYNSQGARWSDVRQLSDENDIVAVQEAGSEPSLYGMVFQQSYNRSGYIVRLYRWGSRFVYWMSPLGDTRVNLAMVTHTMAHEVYVAPPGRAGARPALGLRMDDDIYYNVHALASGAHNEAEELVRQVRNQATAAGRAWTVMGDFNRDPDQGMHNLAAGLGAQVYHTGLATQQSGGELDYMISSRALGNYRGVRMGGRGSDHYPVYFRTQLVANGSVVELTSDSDHDKYLTFERGSNANGTHLVSGTWSPMKSQWKLRSIPGGGKYDFNFVNRSTGKCIDVDNGRWAKSGDALNEWDCEGQSSQVFSIYYWGEEPGAWMIKQNNTELCVNTTATKTKVLSLMPCAHATPNQRFVPHFYG; encoded by the coding sequence ATGGCTGCGCTCGTCGGCCTGCTGATCGGACTGCCGGCGTCGCCGGCCGAAGCGGACACGCCCAACGCCCACACCATCGCGACCTACAACTCGCAAGGCGCCCGCTGGTCGGACGTCCGGCAGCTCAGCGACGAGAACGACATCGTCGCCGTCCAGGAGGCGGGGTCGGAACCGAGTCTGTACGGCATGGTGTTCCAGCAGTCCTACAACCGCAGCGGCTACATCGTCCGCCTGTATCGCTGGGGCAGCCGCTTCGTGTACTGGATGAGTCCGCTGGGAGACACCCGGGTCAACCTCGCCATGGTCACGCACACCATGGCCCACGAGGTCTACGTCGCCCCGCCCGGCCGGGCCGGCGCCCGCCCCGCGCTGGGTCTGCGGATGGACGACGACATCTACTACAACGTGCACGCGCTGGCTTCGGGAGCGCACAACGAAGCAGAGGAGCTGGTACGCCAGGTCCGCAACCAAGCGACCGCGGCGGGCCGCGCGTGGACCGTCATGGGCGACTTCAACCGTGACCCGGACCAGGGCATGCACAATCTCGCCGCGGGTCTGGGCGCTCAGGTCTACCACACTGGCCTTGCGACCCAACAGAGCGGCGGCGAACTCGACTACATGATCTCGTCGCGCGCGCTGGGGAACTACCGCGGGGTACGTATGGGCGGCCGCGGCTCCGACCACTACCCGGTCTACTTCCGCACGCAGTTGGTGGCGAACGGGTCCGTGGTCGAGCTGACCAGCGACAGCGACCACGACAAGTACCTCACGTTCGAACGCGGGAGCAACGCCAACGGCACGCACCTGGTCTCCGGCACCTGGAGCCCCATGAAATCCCAGTGGAAGCTGCGCAGCATTCCCGGCGGCGGCAAGTATGACTTCAACTTCGTCAACAGGTCGACCGGCAAGTGCATCGACGTCGACAACGGCCGCTGGGCGAAGAGCGGCGACGCCCTCAACGAATGGGACTGCGAGGGCCAAAGCTCCCAGGTCTTCTCCATCTACTACTGGGGCGAGGAGCCGGGGGCCTGGATGATCAAGCAGAACAACACCGAGTTGTGCGTGAACACCACGGCCACCAAAACCAAGGTGCTCAGCCTGATGCCGTGTGCTCACGCCACCCCCAACCAGCGCTTCGTGCCGCACTTCTACGGCTAG